The window AGTTTAGACCTCTgtctaaaagcctttccacattgattacattcataaggtttctctccagtatggattctctgatgcacaTTAAAGTCAGACTTCTtcgtaaaagcctttccacattgaggACATTCATGtagtttctctccagtgtggattctctgatgcacaTTAAGGTTATACCTCTGTGTAaatgtctttccacattgattacattcataaggtttctctccagtgtggattctccgATGCATATTAAGTTTAGACTTCCttgtaaaagcctttccacattgattacattcatatggtttctctccagtgtggattctctgatgcacaTTAAAGTCAGACTTCTTtgtaaaagtctttccacactcagtacattcatatggtttctctccagtgtggattctctgatgcacaTTAAATTCAAACTTCTTtgtaaaagtctttccacattgagtACATTCATACAggttctctccagtgtggattctctgatgcacaGTAAGGTTATACTTCTGTCTATAAGCCTTTCCACAAtgattgcattcataaggtttttctcccgTGTGTATTCTCTGATGTTGAGCAAGAATGTATCTCtgtgtaaaagcctttccacattgattacatccATATGGTTTCTCTCCTGTGTGAATTGGCTGATGCATATTAAGGTTAGACCTTTGagtaaaagtctttccacactgattgcattcataaggtttctcgcCAGTATGGAATCTCTGATGGATATTAAGATCAGACCTCTGtgtaaaagtctttccacattgattacagtCATAcagtttctctccagtatggattctctgatgcataTTAAGTTTAGACCTCTgtctaaaagcctttccacattgattacattcataaggtttctccccagtgtggatCCTCTGATGCACATtaaattcagacttctttgtAAACGACTTTCCACACTGAGTACATTCAAAAAGTTTCTCTCccgtgtggattctctgatgcacaTTAAGGTTATACCTCTGtgtaaaagtctttccacattgattacattcataaggtttctctccagtgtggattatCTGATGCACATAAAGGTTAGACCTTTgtctaaaagcctttccacaatgattacattcataaggttttccTCCAGCATGGATCCTATAATGTTCAGCAACATTGTTCTTATATATGacagtctttccacactgattacattcataaactttctctcctgtatgaattcCCTGATGAGCAGCAAGATAGAAGCTGAATATGGAAGCCTTTTCATCTTGATTGCAGTCATACATTTTCTCTCCAGTgaggattctctgatgtgcagcataGATTTCTCTCCAAGTGAAGTCACAGGGACTGTCACTCATAAAACTTTGCTTGTGAGTTTCTTCCAGAGAAAGGCTTAGCTCTGCACTACTTTCCTTCATTGCAAGTCTGATCTCTCCTtctgaaagaaacaaacaacaaagcaaatcTACACTGACaccatacacaaatatatatttatattccctttccTCCACTGGCAGAAAAAACCTCATTTATAGTCTATTTCCCCAGGCAAAGAAGCATATCTCCAAAATTACATGGGCAGAactaatcattttaaaatttcatgagtTAACATTCTAAGGATAATTTAATTTACAAAGAACTTCACACACAAGCACACTCACAAGAAACTTGTGACACAGGAAGGATAGGCATATTCATCACAATAAGGACTCAAGCCAGGACTTCAGAATGGCTAGGTGACTTGACTCAAATCCCAGCAGCTGACACTAGAATAAATACCTTGTGACTGGGCATGCTCTGTCCACAGTACTAGACATATTGTTTCCACtcttattctttctatttctctttccctttcattgtTTGCCCTAGAttctgagctccttgacagcaagcactgtcttttgccttcctttgtatcctcttggcttagcacaatgcctaaaaCAGAGGGTGTTTAATGATTCCCTGACTGGGCTCCTGACTGATAGCAGGGCCTACCCTTTACCTCGGTCCCCGTATTCTGGTCTCTCTCCTGGTTGTTAACTACACATTCAAGCCTCAGCCATGTTTGTCTCTTTCTTGCATCTAATAACTTCTAAGTAGTCACCTTTTTCAGGTTCTAACCATGATGAAACCTGACTATACCCTATATTGAAGATCTCAGAGAATTTTTTTGGGTTCCTGAGGAATCCCATGCAATGGAATGTCTGCTAATTCTCTGACTCCCAGCTTCCTAAATTGAGATGGTGGTCACCTCCATATACCTGGCCAACAATTCTCCAAGAATGGGGCAGAAATTGAGCCACAGATATCAGGAAAGGGACTTGGGCTGATCATTTATTCCTTGGATGACTTTGAACTAAGGCAGCAGG is drawn from Dromiciops gliroides isolate mDroGli1 chromosome 2, mDroGli1.pri, whole genome shotgun sequence and contains these coding sequences:
- the LOC122739801 gene encoding zinc finger protein 2 homolog gives rise to the protein MGLGRPIRNGLAGSLKSLVSDCSVFPAARVTGPSLGAQVALPSGSLLCACKSQGKTQTGLTMWQGKERTPGDSGPFTKAVFDSPKVLITFKDVAVDFTQEEWGLLDHPQKELYKEVMLANALNLLSVGLPVPREDVISYFKQREAPWMLEQEVLRSCCPEGEIRLAMKESSAELSLSLEETHKQSFMSDSPCDFTWREIYAAHQRILTGEKMYDCNQDEKASIFSFYLAAHQGIHTGEKVYECNQCGKTVIYKNNVAEHYRIHAGGKPYECNHCGKAFRQRSNLYVHQIIHTGEKPYECNQCGKTFTQRYNLNVHQRIHTGEKLFECTQCGKSFTKKSEFNVHQRIHTGEKPYECNQCGKAFRQRSKLNMHQRIHTGEKLYDCNQCGKTFTQRSDLNIHQRFHTGEKPYECNQCGKTFTQRSNLNMHQPIHTGEKPYGCNQCGKAFTQRYILAQHQRIHTGEKPYECNHCGKAYRQKYNLTVHQRIHTGENLYECTQCGKTFTKKFEFNVHQRIHTGEKPYECTECGKTFTKKSDFNVHQRIHTGEKPYECNQCGKAFTRKSKLNMHRRIHTGEKPYECNQCGKTFTQRYNLNVHQRIHTGEKLHECPQCGKAFTKKSDFNVHQRIHTGEKPYECNQCGKAFRQRSKLNMHQRIHTGEKL